The Blattabacterium cuenoti genome includes a region encoding these proteins:
- a CDS encoding aspartate aminotransferase family protein — MKELENDFFQYQAQINPLPMKIMVDYADGNYIYGNNGKKYLDFVAGVSVNILGHGNKVIKKAIKKQVDKYLHTMVYGEFIQNPCVILCKKIARNTPNPLTTTYLVNSGTEAVEGALKLAKCYTGREEIISCKWAYHGSTHGSMSIMGNEKNKRPFRPLLPLVKFITFNHIEELISSISEKTACVILETIQCSNGIILPDDSFLKKVREECNKKKALMILDEVQTGFGRTGKLFAFEHYGIVPDILIMGKGMGGGMPISGFISSNKIMKTFCDSYPLGHLTTFGGNAVSASASLATLDQLINSNIMEEVSIKEEWFRKYLVHDEIESINGKGLLLSLELRDKNSVEKLLQNCINKGLILFRFLFNSHSLRISPPLTITEKEIEKGCSIIIESLNQLKKK; from the coding sequence ATGAAAGAATTAGAAAATGATTTTTTTCAATATCAAGCTCAAATCAACCCTCTACCCATGAAAATTATGGTAGATTATGCTGATGGAAACTATATTTATGGAAATAATGGAAAAAAATATTTGGATTTTGTGGCAGGTGTTTCCGTAAATATTTTAGGACATGGAAATAAAGTAATAAAAAAAGCTATAAAAAAACAAGTAGACAAGTATTTACATACTATGGTCTATGGAGAATTTATACAAAATCCTTGTGTAATTCTTTGTAAAAAAATAGCAAGAAATACTCCAAATCCACTTACTACTACTTATTTAGTTAATTCTGGAACAGAAGCAGTAGAAGGTGCTTTAAAATTAGCTAAATGTTATACTGGAAGAGAAGAAATTATTTCCTGCAAATGGGCTTACCATGGTAGTACTCATGGATCTATGAGTATTATGGGAAATGAAAAAAATAAAAGACCTTTTAGACCATTGCTTCCTTTAGTTAAATTTATAACATTTAATCATATAGAAGAACTGATTTCTTCTATATCAGAAAAAACAGCTTGTGTCATTTTAGAAACCATTCAGTGTTCCAATGGAATTATATTGCCTGATGATTCTTTTTTAAAAAAAGTAAGAGAAGAGTGTAATAAAAAAAAGGCTTTAATGATTCTTGATGAAGTCCAAACTGGATTTGGAAGAACAGGAAAGCTTTTCGCTTTTGAACATTATGGAATAGTTCCTGATATTTTAATAATGGGAAAAGGAATGGGAGGAGGGATGCCTATTAGTGGTTTTATTTCATCTAATAAAATTATGAAGACTTTTTGTGACTCTTATCCATTAGGACATTTAACTACTTTTGGAGGAAATGCTGTTTCTGCTTCTGCTTCTTTAGCTACTTTAGATCAATTAATAAATTCTAATATAATGGAAGAAGTGTCTATAAAAGAAGAGTGGTTTAGAAAATATTTAGTTCATGATGAAATAGAAAGTATTAATGGAAAAGGACTTCTTTTATCTCTTGAATTAAGAGATAAAAATTCAGTGGAAAAATTATTGCAAAATTGTATCAATAAAGGATTAATTTTATTTCGTTTTTTATTTAACAGTCATTCTTTACGTATATCGCCTCCATTGACTATCACAGAAAAAGAAATAGAAAAAGGATGTTCTATTATTATTGAAAGTTTAAATCAACTTAAAAAAAAATAA
- the truA gene encoding tRNA pseudouridine(38-40) synthase TruA — MRFFIELAYNGKYFYGWQIQKKVSTVEGNLEYCLSKLLKKSINVIGAGRTDKGVHAKQMFAHFDYEGIISNKLIEKLNIFLPKSIKVLNVFPVKENIHARFNAIKRTYKYYLTRQKNPFFQDFSWYCFYPLNIHRMNIASKELMRYKDFSSFCKKKTSEAENNRCQISHVCWSVNNDIFCFTIEANRFLRSMVRSIIGTLIDVGRNKISVSEFVKIIESKNSNFCRPIVPACGLFLTRIIYPEDIFL; from the coding sequence TTGAGATTTTTCATTGAATTAGCTTATAATGGTAAATATTTTTATGGATGGCAAATCCAAAAAAAAGTAAGTACAGTAGAGGGAAATTTAGAATATTGTTTGTCTAAATTATTAAAAAAGTCTATCAATGTTATAGGTGCTGGAAGAACGGATAAAGGAGTACATGCTAAGCAAATGTTTGCTCATTTTGATTATGAAGGAATAATTAGTAATAAATTAATAGAAAAATTAAATATTTTTCTACCCAAATCTATTAAAGTATTAAATGTTTTTCCAGTAAAAGAAAATATTCATGCAAGATTTAATGCTATAAAACGAACGTATAAATATTATTTAACACGTCAAAAAAACCCATTTTTCCAAGATTTTTCTTGGTATTGTTTTTATCCATTAAATATTCATCGAATGAATATAGCTTCTAAGGAATTAATGCGATATAAAGATTTTAGTTCTTTTTGCAAAAAAAAAACTTCTGAAGCAGAAAATAATAGATGTCAAATCAGTCATGTCTGTTGGTCTGTGAACAATGATATTTTCTGTTTTACTATTGAAGCTAATAGATTTTTAAGATCTATGGTTAGATCCATTATTGGAACACTTATTGATGTTGGAAGAAACAAAATTAGCGTTAGTGAATTTGTTAAAATCATAGAATCTAAAAATTCTAACTTTTGTAGACCAATAGTTCCTGCATGCGGACTATTTCTTACCAGAATTATTTATCCAGAAGACATTTTTTTATGA
- a CDS encoding rod shape-determining protein, with the protein MGLIIDFMKNLFNQEIAIDLGTANTLIMHNNKVIVDLPSIIAIDVRTKKVLAVGEEAKQMQGKTHENIKIYKPLKDGVIADYQVAELMIREFIKKVPGINNKFFTPSLTMVICIPSGITEVEKRAVKDSAQHLNAKEVYLIEEPMAAAIGSGISVTKAEGNMIIDIGGGTTECGVIALGGIVCQKSIKTAGDVFTNDIAYFLRSKYNLYIGERTAEKIKIDIGAAMESIETPPDDIHIQGRDLPTGKPKEMNISYKETIPALDKSILRIEDAVMETLSKTPPELAADIYKTGIYMAGGGSLLRGLDKRISKKTGLSVSLVDDPLRAVVKGTGVALKNIDKFTFLMK; encoded by the coding sequence ATGGGATTAATAATAGATTTTATGAAGAACCTCTTTAATCAAGAGATTGCCATAGATTTAGGAACAGCAAATACGCTTATTATGCACAATAATAAAGTCATAGTGGATTTACCTTCAATAATAGCTATAGATGTAAGAACAAAAAAAGTATTAGCTGTAGGTGAAGAAGCAAAACAAATGCAAGGAAAAACACATGAAAACATTAAAATATATAAACCATTAAAAGACGGAGTTATTGCGGATTATCAAGTAGCTGAACTTATGATAAGAGAATTTATCAAGAAAGTACCAGGTATCAATAATAAATTTTTTACTCCATCATTAACAATGGTAATTTGTATTCCATCCGGAATTACAGAAGTAGAAAAGAGAGCAGTCAAAGATTCTGCTCAACATCTAAATGCCAAAGAAGTTTATCTTATTGAAGAACCTATGGCCGCTGCTATAGGTTCTGGAATTTCAGTTACCAAAGCAGAAGGAAATATGATTATTGATATAGGAGGAGGAACTACAGAATGTGGAGTCATAGCTCTAGGAGGAATTGTTTGTCAAAAATCTATAAAAACAGCTGGAGATGTTTTTACCAATGATATAGCTTATTTTCTTCGTTCCAAATACAATTTGTATATTGGAGAAAGGACTGCTGAAAAAATAAAAATAGATATAGGGGCAGCAATGGAATCAATTGAAACTCCTCCTGATGATATTCATATACAAGGTAGAGATCTACCTACAGGAAAACCAAAAGAAATGAATATTTCTTATAAAGAAACCATTCCTGCTCTTGATAAATCAATTTTACGAATAGAAGATGCTGTGATGGAAACTCTTTCAAAAACTCCACCAGAACTTGCTGCAGATATTTATAAAACAGGAATTTATATGGCTGGAGGAGGATCTCTTTTGAGAGGATTGGATAAAAGAATATCTAAAAAAACGGGACTTTCTGTCTCTTTAGTAGATGATCCTTTAAGAGCTGTAGTTAAAGGAACAGGTGTGGCATTGAAAAATATTGATAAATTTACATTTTTAATGAAATAG
- the folK gene encoding 2-amino-4-hydroxy-6-hydroxymethyldihydropteridine diphosphokinase produces the protein MEEHHVFLLQGSNKKNRKEYLNQSLILISKKIGKVIKKSSYFESEAWNMKNSPSFYNRALYVKTSHSPISLLENILNIEFLIGRKKNHTGEYEDREIDIDILFYDHIIIYSSILTIPHPLLHMRKFVLEPMCEISPNKSHPIFNLTLLEILGVCTDKLNVKKLLN, from the coding sequence TTGGAGGAACATCATGTCTTTTTGTTACAAGGGAGTAATAAAAAAAATCGGAAAGAATATTTGAATCAATCTTTGATTTTGATATCTAAAAAGATTGGAAAAGTTATTAAAAAATCTTCATATTTTGAAAGCGAAGCATGGAATATGAAAAATTCTCCTTCTTTTTATAATAGAGCTTTATATGTAAAAACTAGTCATTCTCCAATTAGTCTTTTAGAAAATATTTTGAATATAGAATTCCTGATAGGAAGAAAAAAGAATCATACAGGAGAATATGAAGATAGAGAAATAGATATAGATATTTTATTTTATGATCATATCATTATATATAGTTCTATTCTGACTATTCCACATCCTCTATTGCATATGAGAAAATTTGTTTTAGAACCTATGTGTGAAATTAGCCCAAATAAGAGTCATCCTATATTTAATTTGACGCTTTTAGAGATATTAGGAGTATGCACAGATAAATTAAATGTAAAAAAATTACTAAACTAA
- the mrdA gene encoding penicillin-binding protein 2 gives MKKLYNFYILLSSIGLIFIIRLFFIQIYTEKYILNAFNTSIKQEIIIPERGSIFDRNENLLVFNKSIYELIVIPILIDEHFNIIEFCNLVGIEKKTFSKNLEKAKDYSKYLPSVFLPFISKEKFATIQEKLYKYKGFDWTKRSLRDYKVESSSNILGYIGEVTQKDIKKESNYYQMGDFIGWAGVEKSYEKILRGKKGIRYWVRDRKGCIIGNYNNRKNDIKAVSGNDISLTIDWNLQNYAEKLMFQKKGGIVAINPKNGEILSLVSSPINNPNLFVGINRSKEFKKLMRDTIDNPLFDRTTQARYPPASPFKLLTELAGLQMGVVNSNTTFICYKGFKYGKKRIHCHSGIHGLPIGVETAVAVSCNNYFAQVYKRVIEKYPKNLTKGVNEWSNIIKSFGFGNYLYNDLATGEKGVIPSGDYYNKKYGTTKWNAITIISNSIGQGEINVTPIQLANMVCAIANKGFFYTPHIVKRINHRPISNPNYTRAKHTKVKSKYFDLIINGMEKVFMIGTGKSFKSSDIRMAGKTGTAQNFLKINRQKIVSLPDHSIFILFAPVEDPKIAISVIIENGGFGSRWAGPIASLIAEKYINNNVHRKNLEKKILTSGLQKVYDTIAKMKKFNNFYTKSSFDKKK, from the coding sequence TTGAAAAAATTATATAATTTTTACATTTTATTAAGTTCTATAGGTTTAATTTTCATAATTAGATTATTTTTTATACAAATATATACGGAAAAGTATATTCTGAATGCTTTTAATACTTCTATAAAGCAAGAAATAATTATTCCTGAAAGAGGATCTATTTTTGATAGAAATGAAAATTTATTGGTTTTCAATAAATCTATTTATGAATTAATAGTTATTCCAATTCTTATAGATGAACATTTTAATATTATAGAATTTTGTAATCTTGTAGGAATTGAAAAAAAAACTTTTTCTAAAAATTTAGAAAAAGCAAAAGATTATTCTAAATATTTACCATCTGTTTTTCTTCCTTTTATTTCAAAAGAAAAATTTGCGACTATACAAGAAAAACTTTATAAATATAAAGGATTTGATTGGACAAAGCGTTCTCTTAGAGATTACAAAGTAGAAAGTTCATCCAATATTTTGGGATATATAGGAGAAGTTACTCAAAAAGATATTAAGAAAGAATCTAATTATTATCAAATGGGAGATTTTATTGGTTGGGCTGGAGTGGAAAAATCTTATGAAAAAATACTAAGAGGAAAAAAGGGGATAAGATATTGGGTTAGAGATAGAAAAGGTTGTATTATAGGAAATTACAATAATAGAAAAAATGATATTAAAGCAGTTAGTGGAAATGATATTTCTTTAACTATAGATTGGAATTTACAAAATTACGCAGAAAAACTTATGTTTCAAAAAAAAGGAGGAATAGTCGCTATTAATCCTAAAAATGGAGAAATTTTATCATTGGTGTCTAGTCCCATTAATAATCCTAATTTATTTGTAGGAATTAATCGTTCTAAAGAATTTAAAAAATTAATGAGAGATACTATAGATAATCCTTTATTTGATAGAACAACACAAGCTCGTTATCCTCCAGCTTCTCCATTTAAATTACTTACAGAATTAGCTGGTCTTCAAATGGGAGTAGTGAATTCCAATACTACATTCATATGTTATAAAGGATTTAAATATGGTAAAAAAAGAATTCATTGCCATTCTGGAATTCATGGATTACCTATAGGAGTAGAAACAGCTGTTGCTGTTTCTTGCAATAATTATTTTGCACAAGTTTATAAACGTGTTATTGAAAAATATCCTAAAAATTTAACAAAAGGAGTTAATGAATGGAGTAATATTATTAAAAGTTTTGGTTTTGGAAATTATTTGTATAATGATTTAGCTACAGGAGAAAAAGGAGTCATTCCTTCAGGAGATTATTACAATAAAAAATATGGAACTACAAAATGGAATGCTATTACGATTATTTCCAATAGTATAGGACAAGGAGAAATCAATGTAACTCCTATTCAATTAGCTAATATGGTTTGTGCTATAGCGAATAAAGGCTTTTTCTATACTCCACATATTGTAAAACGCATAAATCATAGACCTATATCTAATCCAAATTATACTAGAGCTAAACATACTAAAGTAAAAAGTAAATATTTTGATTTAATTATTAATGGAATGGAAAAAGTTTTTATGATTGGAACAGGAAAGAGTTTTAAATCATCTGATATTAGAATGGCTGGAAAAACAGGAACTGCGCAGAATTTTCTTAAAATTAATAGACAGAAAATAGTTTCTTTACCTGATCATTCTATTTTCATATTATTTGCTCCTGTAGAGGATCCTAAAATTGCTATTTCTGTTATAATAGAAAATGGAGGATTTGGATCTCGTTGGGCTGGTCCTATTGCTAGTCTTATTGCTGAAAAATACATAAACAATAATGTGCATAGAAAAAATCTTGAAAAAAAAATCCTGACTTCAGGATTGCAGAAAGTATACGATACTATAGCAAAAATGAAAAAGTTCAATAATTTTTATACAAAAAGTTCTTTTGATAAAAAGAAATAA
- a CDS encoding Rid family detoxifying hydrolase — translation MIPKKISIEKIPSYGPYSTCVLVGSFLFVSGQIAVDPKTGKLVSDSIEMETRKIMENLKIILSENGIGFQNVIKTSLFVINMNHFSKINDVYSDFFHEGNYPARETIQVSGLPQNASIEISLIACIN, via the coding sequence ATGATACCCAAAAAAATTTCAATAGAAAAAATTCCGTCTTATGGACCATATAGCACATGTGTTCTTGTGGGAAGTTTTTTATTTGTTTCTGGACAAATAGCTGTGGATCCAAAAACTGGAAAATTAGTTTCCGATTCTATAGAAATGGAAACAAGGAAAATAATGGAAAATCTAAAAATTATTCTTTCAGAAAATGGAATAGGGTTTCAAAATGTTATTAAGACTTCTCTTTTTGTAATAAATATGAATCATTTTTCTAAAATAAATGATGTATATTCTGACTTTTTTCATGAAGGAAATTATCCAGCTAGAGAAACTATTCAAGTTTCTGGATTACCTCAAAATGCTAGTATAGAAATATCTTTGATTGCATGTATAAATTAG
- the mreC gene encoding rod shape-determining protein MreC: MREFFSFLFKWRFFIFFFILECASIFLSFSNSKLHQYIYAGSSNFMIGKIYETIYNLRSYFLLEIENKKLLNENKKLRNAHIFSKITKISKDFKKEDVNYLQQYTFTPVKIINNSIHEQENYITINKGSIDGIKPDMGIILSDGIAGIIIKTSPHFSIAISLLNPKIKVNARLKKNKYFGTLSWDGLDHEYVVLYDIPRHSTIHKGDIVETDGKSATFPEGIELGKVSSYKFDEEHANYIIKVKLMANFSTIENAYVVKNLFKKEWNDVQLYKVENK; the protein is encoded by the coding sequence ATGCGTGAATTTTTTAGTTTTCTTTTTAAATGGCGTTTTTTTATTTTCTTTTTTATACTAGAATGTGCATCTATTTTTCTTTCTTTTTCAAATTCCAAACTTCATCAATATATTTATGCAGGTTCTTCCAATTTCATGATTGGAAAGATTTATGAAACCATTTACAACTTACGAAGTTATTTTTTATTAGAAATTGAAAATAAAAAATTGTTAAATGAAAACAAAAAATTACGCAATGCACACATATTTTCTAAAATAACAAAAATATCTAAAGATTTCAAAAAAGAAGATGTTAACTATTTACAACAATATACTTTTACTCCAGTAAAAATTATAAATAACAGTATTCATGAGCAGGAAAATTACATAACTATAAATAAAGGAAGTATAGATGGAATTAAACCTGATATGGGGATTATATTATCTGATGGTATTGCAGGAATTATTATAAAAACATCTCCACATTTTAGTATCGCTATTTCTCTTTTAAATCCAAAAATTAAAGTAAATGCTAGACTGAAAAAAAATAAATATTTTGGAACTCTAAGTTGGGATGGACTGGATCACGAATATGTAGTTTTGTATGATATTCCTAGACACTCCACAATACATAAAGGAGATATAGTGGAAACAGATGGAAAATCAGCTACCTTTCCTGAAGGAATAGAACTTGGAAAAGTTTCCTCTTATAAATTTGATGAAGAACATGCTAATTATATTATAAAAGTAAAATTGATGGCTAATTTTTCTACTATAGAAAACGCTTATGTTGTAAAAAATTTATTTAAAAAAGAGTGGAATGATGTTCAACTTTATAAAGTTGAAAATAAATAA
- a CDS encoding OstA-like protein: protein MKYYFLFFFILFLNQAHSENVQLFHADLIQKNDHNDSIFLIGNVHFKYKKYHLFCDQAIYHKKNNRLYGYGNVQLESDKSKIISKKIYIENNFSHFKLSDGVILSIGKIKLIADTINYDLRKKLLKAVNNVVFFFKKLKLTTNMLEYDLNRKKIFYKINSIIYYNDYVIHSKEGFFSTDEEKVELKNGIKLVSNNYTVYSDMLEYFFKQNKINFNYPAVIMQNDNSDNFIYVKKALFLIQEKIFLLEKYISIHYNEKIIKGKYLFFDEKKKYGFIRNFLLEDSKKKYFLMGGYGKFDFNNNSLILKKNPKVVKISKKNSFLIYSDLLKINLKTNSSYLIQAFSVKSFFLNESLQGRSNVLNYESSNDYIQFDGDPIFWFKNHQITGKSICISFQERNEYFFKSIKIIKNASYIEKINSKEFNQIEGDIMIGFFHEKNILEKIYIQGNINSIIFLKNKEKKLMNKSSCGMLSLYLDIEKKIRGISCVEQAYSELIPISEKTPNEFLFLSNFSWKEKPNEDNKNFFVYKEIEKYRKENHLEQEEIKKIKNRTKFL from the coding sequence GTGAAATATTACTTCTTATTCTTTTTTATCTTATTCCTGAATCAAGCACATTCTGAAAATGTACAGCTTTTTCATGCTGATTTAATACAAAAAAATGATCATAATGATTCTATTTTTTTAATAGGAAATGTTCATTTTAAATATAAAAAATATCATCTTTTTTGTGATCAGGCTATTTATCATAAAAAAAACAATAGATTGTATGGTTATGGAAATGTACAATTAGAATCAGATAAAAGTAAAATAATTTCTAAAAAAATATATATAGAAAATAATTTTTCTCATTTCAAACTATCAGATGGAGTGATTTTATCTATAGGAAAGATAAAATTAATAGCTGATACAATCAATTATGATTTAAGAAAAAAATTACTTAAAGCTGTTAACAATGTAGTTTTTTTTTTTAAAAAGTTGAAGTTAACCACAAATATGTTAGAATATGATTTAAATCGAAAGAAAATTTTTTATAAAATAAATAGTATCATTTATTATAATGATTATGTTATACATAGTAAAGAAGGTTTTTTCTCAACTGATGAAGAAAAAGTAGAATTAAAAAATGGAATAAAATTGGTCAGTAATAATTATACTGTATATTCAGACATGTTGGAATATTTTTTTAAACAAAATAAAATAAACTTCAATTATCCTGCTGTAATCATGCAAAATGATAATTCAGATAATTTTATCTATGTTAAAAAAGCGTTGTTTCTTATTCAAGAAAAAATATTTTTATTAGAAAAATATATTAGTATTCATTATAACGAAAAAATTATAAAAGGAAAATATTTGTTTTTTGATGAAAAAAAAAAATATGGATTTATTAGAAATTTTTTACTAGAAGATTCAAAAAAAAAATATTTTTTGATGGGTGGATATGGAAAGTTTGATTTTAATAATAATTCTTTGATTTTAAAAAAAAATCCGAAAGTAGTAAAGATATCAAAAAAAAATTCTTTTCTTATTTATTCAGATCTTTTAAAGATAAATTTAAAAACAAATTCTTCATATTTAATTCAAGCTTTTTCTGTTAAAAGTTTTTTTTTGAATGAATCTCTTCAAGGAAGATCTAATGTTTTAAATTATGAATCTTCAAATGATTACATTCAATTTGATGGAGATCCTATTTTTTGGTTTAAAAACCATCAAATAACTGGTAAATCCATCTGCATTTCTTTTCAAGAAAGAAATGAATATTTTTTTAAATCCATAAAAATTATAAAAAATGCTTCTTATATAGAAAAAATAAATTCAAAAGAATTTAATCAAATAGAAGGAGATATCATGATTGGTTTTTTTCATGAAAAAAATATTTTAGAAAAAATTTATATTCAAGGAAATATTAATAGCATTATTTTTCTTAAAAATAAAGAAAAAAAGTTAATGAATAAATCTTCTTGTGGAATGCTCTCATTATATTTAGATATAGAAAAAAAAATAAGAGGTATTTCTTGTGTAGAACAGGCCTACTCAGAATTAATTCCTATATCTGAAAAAACTCCCAATGAATTTCTTTTTCTTTCCAATTTTTCTTGGAAAGAAAAACCAAATGAAGATAATAAAAACTTTTTTGTATACAAAGAAATAGAAAAATACAGAAAAGAAAATCATTTAGAACAAGAAGAAATCAAAAAAATAAAAAATAGAACTAAATTCTTATGA
- a CDS encoding putative LPS assembly protein LptD — MLFVSIFVYANEEKENNDYQENNYFKDFENVIKYKSNIQEHNIKEGKSYLKGKASIEYDDIKIQADCIEFNWKNGDLNAIKKEKSVLFQQGNHQYTFSNFHFNLKSKKIEAKDFYIKNKNQMIIASSIEKKDQNISLMKKVTYISDPFFLKNKDNNPDFYLKTNFLKYSHFNKYIFSGPVFFYWYQVPMPIFFPFLYIPVKEFNKYSYGMIYPKIGIQNKRIYVEDIGLFLPISNLLDFKILSSIYNKDKWKLKTRMEYKLKYFYDGFFDFNYQSMSNKQHDYQFQWKHNQDYKSDYDTNFNANINYNKNILSENNDNEALSYLNVRKKFSNYLLFMDAYMVKESNKKGIKFIIPELVFHMKNMFFNNQKNFFLRHTSIENKILIHNFVDFCHKTVSFHTGFNHKMNISTYFSFLDSYLKVSPKIFYEEFYIWKYPYSFVSNLQKIDFLADMISIPFNKTLEIKKNVFLLKHQIEPVLSFYVRYFPPFFHNKKNHFEKKINLILNNDLDVQIKNTFYKKIKMIKNLSSSFIVDQNSIKWDNLHIVGNADFTENLGIKYKGGINFLEKKKKMNKIMYFDFSFFWNYETNFFSEKNEYKKKGKNRYDYFLFDKKNYARYSIPLSFKIDFHSNYENCINQKKLFNAYLSINGSVNITKYWKIDIHTDYDLLKKEIIFANIIFYRDLRSFKMSFNWIPMKNPSWNFFIGIKDPNLSNIIQYDEKN; from the coding sequence ATGTTATTCGTTTCTATTTTTGTTTATGCAAACGAAGAAAAAGAAAATAACGATTATCAAGAAAATAATTATTTTAAAGACTTTGAAAACGTTATAAAATACAAATCAAATATACAAGAACATAATATAAAAGAAGGAAAATCCTATCTAAAAGGAAAAGCTTCTATAGAATACGATGATATAAAAATTCAAGCAGATTGTATTGAATTTAATTGGAAAAATGGAGATTTGAACGCAATTAAAAAAGAAAAATCTGTTCTTTTCCAACAAGGAAATCATCAATACACTTTCAGTAATTTTCACTTCAATTTGAAGAGCAAAAAAATAGAAGCAAAAGATTTTTATATAAAAAATAAAAATCAAATGATTATAGCTAGCAGTATTGAAAAAAAAGATCAAAATATAAGTTTAATGAAAAAAGTTACATATATATCAGATCCTTTTTTTCTAAAAAATAAAGACAATAATCCTGATTTTTATTTGAAAACAAATTTTTTAAAATATTCTCATTTTAATAAATATATTTTTTCTGGTCCTGTTTTTTTTTATTGGTATCAAGTTCCGATGCCCATATTTTTTCCTTTTTTATATATTCCTGTAAAAGAGTTTAATAAATATTCTTATGGTATGATATATCCAAAAATTGGAATTCAAAATAAAAGGATTTATGTAGAAGATATAGGATTATTTCTCCCAATTTCCAATTTATTGGATTTTAAAATATTAAGTTCTATATATAACAAAGATAAATGGAAATTAAAAACAAGAATGGAATATAAATTGAAATATTTCTATGATGGTTTTTTTGATTTCAATTATCAATCTATGTCAAATAAACAACATGATTATCAATTTCAGTGGAAACATAATCAAGATTATAAATCAGATTATGATACAAATTTTAATGCAAACATTAATTATAATAAAAATATATTATCAGAGAACAATGACAACGAAGCTCTTTCATATTTAAATGTGAGAAAAAAATTTTCTAATTATTTATTGTTTATGGATGCTTATATGGTAAAAGAAAGCAATAAGAAGGGAATAAAATTCATAATTCCAGAATTAGTTTTTCATATGAAAAATATGTTCTTCAATAATCAAAAAAACTTTTTTTTACGTCATACAAGCATAGAAAATAAAATATTGATTCATAATTTTGTGGATTTTTGTCATAAAACAGTATCCTTTCATACTGGATTCAATCACAAAATGAATATTTCTACTTATTTTTCTTTTTTAGATTCTTATTTGAAAGTTTCACCTAAAATTTTTTATGAGGAATTTTATATATGGAAATATCCTTATTCCTTCGTTTCAAATTTGCAAAAAATAGATTTTTTAGCAGATATGATATCTATCCCATTCAATAAGACTTTAGAAATCAAAAAAAATGTTTTTTTATTGAAACATCAAATAGAACCTGTGTTATCTTTTTATGTTAGGTATTTCCCTCCTTTTTTTCATAATAAAAAAAATCATTTTGAAAAAAAAATAAACTTAATATTAAATAATGATTTGGATGTTCAAATAAAAAACACATTTTATAAAAAAATAAAAATGATCAAAAACTTGAGTTCTTCATTTATTGTTGATCAAAATTCTATCAAATGGGACAATTTACATATTGTAGGTAATGCTGATTTCACAGAAAATCTAGGAATAAAATATAAAGGTGGAATAAATTTTTTAGAAAAAAAGAAGAAAATGAACAAAATAATGTATTTTGATTTTTCTTTTTTTTGGAATTATGAGACTAATTTTTTCTCTGAAAAAAATGAATATAAAAAAAAAGGAAAAAATCGTTATGATTACTTTCTTTTTGATAAAAAAAATTATGCAAGATATTCAATTCCATTGTCTTTTAAAATTGATTTTCATTCCAATTACGAAAACTGTATCAATCAAAAAAAACTTTTTAATGCTTATTTAAGTATAAATGGATCTGTAAATATTACAAAATATTGGAAAATTGATATTCATACAGATTATGATCTCTTGAAAAAAGAGATCATATTTGCTAATATTATTTTTTATAGAGATTTAAGAAGTTTTAAGATGAGTTTTAATTGGATTCCTATGAAAAATCCTTCTTGGAATTTTTTTATTGGGATTAAAGATCCAAATTTGAGTAATATTATACAGTATGATGAGAAAAACTAA